A section of the Candidatus Legionella polyplacis genome encodes:
- a CDS encoding phosphatase PAP2 family protein, producing MSFIWFYRFLFLFLCIFVPNICCGVLKVLIGRSRPKLFFLKGLYGIYGLKFDKFFWSFPSSHVTTIISITLGISTIYPYFFYVLIFFAFIVSLSRVLLMQHYLTDILITIYITFLEVNFFIYIFKKKIFY from the coding sequence ATGTCGTTTATATGGTTTTATAGGTTTTTATTTCTTTTTTTATGTATATTTGTACCGAATATTTGTTGTGGGGTTTTAAAGGTTTTAATTGGTCGTTCTAGGCCAAAATTATTTTTTCTTAAAGGTTTATATGGTATATATGGTTTGAAGTTTGATAAGTTTTTTTGGTCTTTTCCTTCTAGTCATGTAACAACTATTATCAGTATAACATTAGGAATTTCCACTATATATCCTTATTTTTTTTATGTATTAATATTTTTTGCTTTTATTGTATCTCTTTCTCGTGTGTTACTTATGCAACATTATTTAACTGATATATTAATAACTATTTATATAACATTTTTGGAAGTTAATTTTTTTATTTATATTTTTAAAAAAAAGATTTTTTATTGA